A genomic window from Sphingobacterium spiritivorum includes:
- the ilvA gene encoding threonine ammonia-lyase IlvA: MHNDGNFTALNLDFYFSLFTYKMSFDLSTLNINSEQTLEQIKDVVNRTPLQYNQHLSDKYQAEVYLKREDLQIVRSYKLRGAYNKIVNLSEDERNRGVVCASAGNHAQGVAFSCRKLNIKGVIFMPGPTPKQKISQTEMWGNGNVEIVLTGDTFDDCQKSALTYAEEHGMTFIPPFDDLKVIEGQGTVAVEVLQDLPDLDVVFIPIGGGGLAAGVSHYLKGKNNAIKCFGVEPEGAPSMQAALSAGEPVELGQINKFVDGAAVKKIGATTFEIARQLLDHTRSIPEGKICTCILELYNKDAIVVEPAGALSVAALEFHKEEIKGKKVVCIISGGNNDIDRMSEIKELSLLYEGYKHYFIVRFPQRPGALKLFVSEVLGPKDDITRFEFIKKTERERGPALVGIELNKPEDYQSLIDRMKEYKFDVIEVNKDQTLFEYLV; encoded by the coding sequence ATGCACAATGACGGTAATTTTACAGCCCTCAACCTTGACTTTTATTTTTCACTTTTCACCTACAAAATGAGTTTCGATCTATCAACCCTAAACATAAACTCAGAACAGACGTTAGAACAGATAAAAGATGTGGTTAACAGAACCCCATTGCAATACAATCAACATCTTTCTGATAAATACCAAGCCGAAGTCTATTTAAAACGTGAAGATCTCCAGATCGTCCGTTCCTACAAATTGCGTGGTGCTTACAATAAGATCGTCAACCTTTCGGAAGACGAAAGAAACCGCGGTGTCGTATGTGCAAGTGCCGGCAATCATGCACAAGGCGTCGCTTTCTCCTGTCGAAAACTCAATATCAAAGGTGTAATATTCATGCCCGGCCCTACTCCCAAGCAGAAAATATCACAAACTGAAATGTGGGGAAATGGCAATGTAGAGATCGTATTGACGGGAGATACATTTGATGATTGTCAAAAATCAGCATTGACCTATGCAGAGGAACATGGCATGACCTTTATTCCGCCTTTTGATGATCTCAAGGTAATAGAAGGACAAGGTACAGTAGCAGTAGAAGTACTCCAGGATCTTCCGGATCTGGATGTTGTATTTATTCCCATAGGTGGCGGCGGGCTTGCAGCAGGTGTGAGCCACTACCTCAAAGGAAAAAACAACGCCATCAAATGCTTTGGGGTAGAACCGGAAGGAGCACCTTCCATGCAGGCAGCATTAAGTGCGGGAGAGCCGGTGGAACTGGGGCAGATCAATAAATTCGTCGATGGAGCCGCAGTCAAAAAAATTGGAGCTACAACCTTCGAAATAGCCCGTCAGCTACTTGACCATACCCGCTCTATACCGGAAGGAAAAATCTGTACATGTATACTTGAACTTTACAATAAAGACGCCATTGTAGTAGAACCTGCAGGAGCTCTTTCCGTGGCAGCACTAGAATTTCATAAAGAAGAAATAAAAGGCAAAAAAGTAGTCTGCATTATCTCAGGAGGGAATAATGATATTGACAGGATGAGTGAAATCAAAGAACTATCCCTGCTCTATGAAGGATATAAACACTACTTTATCGTCAGATTTCCACAGCGCCCGGGAGCATTGAAACTCTTCGTATCTGAAGTTTTAGGTCCGAAAGATGATATTACCCGTTTTGAGTTTATTAAAAAAACCGAACGCGAAAGGGGGCCTGCTCTGGTAGGTATAGAACTCAACAAGCCCGAAGATTATCAATCGCTTATTGACCGGATGAAAGAATATAAGTTTGATGTTATAGAAGTCAATAAAGACCAGACATTATTCGAATATCTGGTCTGA
- a CDS encoding 2-isopropylmalate synthase — MLHDPNHLYIFDTTLRDGEQVPGCQLTTPEKIEIAKDLEKLGVDVIEAGFPVSSPGDFQSVVELSKAVNDVIICALTRANKNDIDVAAEALKFAKRPRIHTGIGSSDLHIQYKFNSTREEILERAVSAVKHAKSYVEDVEFYAEDAGRADLEYLAKMVEAVIAAGATVVNIPDTNGYCLPDQYGAKIKFLKENVKNIDQAIISAHCHNDLGLATANSIAAVQNGARQVECTINGIGERAGNTSLEEVAMILKVHNQVFGGLTSNINSQMFTYISRKVSEMMNMPVQPNKAIVGRNAFAHSSGIHQDGFLKHRETYEIIRPEDVGLLEADIILTARSGRHALKHHLERLGYQLEKEELALTYQRFLVLADAKKDICDEDLVTLVTSRQG, encoded by the coding sequence ATGTTACACGATCCAAATCACTTATACATTTTCGATACGACTCTTCGCGATGGCGAACAGGTACCGGGATGTCAGTTAACGACACCTGAAAAGATTGAAATTGCCAAAGATTTGGAAAAATTAGGCGTCGATGTTATCGAAGCCGGTTTTCCAGTATCCAGCCCCGGTGATTTTCAATCCGTAGTCGAATTGTCAAAAGCGGTAAACGATGTCATTATATGTGCACTGACCCGTGCCAATAAAAATGATATCGATGTGGCTGCTGAAGCACTGAAATTTGCAAAAAGACCCCGTATTCATACCGGTATCGGTTCATCAGATCTGCATATCCAATATAAATTCAACAGCACACGTGAAGAAATTCTGGAACGTGCTGTGTCCGCAGTCAAACATGCCAAATCCTACGTAGAAGACGTAGAATTCTATGCGGAAGATGCAGGACGTGCAGACCTGGAATACTTAGCAAAAATGGTAGAAGCCGTCATCGCTGCAGGTGCTACAGTAGTCAATATTCCGGATACAAACGGATATTGCCTGCCCGATCAATATGGAGCCAAAATCAAATTCTTAAAAGAAAATGTAAAAAACATTGATCAGGCTATTATTTCTGCACATTGTCACAACGATTTAGGGCTCGCTACAGCTAATTCTATCGCTGCTGTACAAAACGGTGCCCGTCAGGTAGAATGTACCATCAACGGTATAGGTGAACGTGCCGGAAATACTTCTCTGGAAGAGGTAGCCATGATACTGAAAGTACACAATCAGGTGTTTGGAGGCCTGACTTCCAACATCAATAGCCAGATGTTTACCTACATCAGCAGAAAGGTCAGCGAAATGATGAACATGCCAGTGCAGCCGAATAAAGCTATCGTAGGGCGTAATGCATTTGCACACAGTTCAGGTATTCACCAGGACGGGTTCCTCAAACATAGAGAAACATATGAGATTATCCGTCCGGAAGATGTAGGCTTGTTAGAAGCAGACATTATCCTCACGGCACGTTCAGGTCGTCACGCCCTGAAACACCACTTGGAACGCCTGGGCTATCAACTGGAAAAAGAAGAATTAGCACTTACTTACCAACGTTTCTTAGTACTGGCCGATGCAAAAAAAGACATTTGTGACGAAGATTTAGTCACCTTAGTCACTTCCAGACAAGGTTAA
- the leuB gene encoding 3-isopropylmalate dehydrogenase — protein sequence MKKNILIIPGDGIGQEVTTWGKKALEKVATKYGHDFIFDEAIMGHTAIEATGNPLPAETLEKAKSSDAILFGAIGHAKYDNDPSAKVRPEQGLLKIRKELGLYANLRPILLFDELLDASSLKPEVLRGTDILFFRELTGDVYFGEKKRNEDNTFASDLMNYHRYEVERIARKAYEAARTRSKKLCSVDKANVLETSRLWREVVQELAKEYSDVETEHMFIDNAAMQLVKNPKKFDVVLTANLFGDILTDEASQIAGSMGMLASASVGDGTGFFEPIHGSAHDIAGQNKANPLASILSAALMLDISFGLQTEAKELTQAVADTLKAGWRTGDIANASTPAEQLLGTKEMGIKVLEFIK from the coding sequence ATGAAAAAAAATATATTGATTATCCCTGGAGACGGGATTGGTCAGGAGGTTACGACCTGGGGTAAGAAAGCATTAGAGAAAGTTGCGACAAAGTATGGACACGATTTCATCTTTGATGAAGCCATTATGGGGCATACAGCAATTGAAGCGACAGGCAATCCGCTTCCTGCAGAAACACTGGAAAAAGCAAAATCCAGTGATGCTATTCTTTTCGGAGCCATCGGTCATGCTAAATACGATAATGATCCTTCCGCAAAAGTACGTCCGGAACAGGGCCTTTTAAAGATCAGAAAAGAATTAGGTCTATATGCCAATCTACGCCCTATCCTTCTGTTTGACGAATTGTTAGATGCTTCCAGTCTGAAACCTGAAGTATTACGCGGAACAGATATTCTGTTTTTCAGAGAATTGACAGGAGATGTGTATTTCGGAGAGAAAAAAAGAAATGAAGACAACACATTCGCTTCCGATCTGATGAATTACCATCGCTACGAAGTAGAACGTATAGCACGCAAAGCTTACGAAGCAGCGCGTACCCGTAGCAAAAAATTGTGTTCAGTAGATAAAGCCAACGTATTGGAAACCTCCCGTCTGTGGAGAGAAGTCGTACAGGAGCTTGCAAAAGAATATTCGGACGTAGAGACCGAACATATGTTTATCGATAATGCAGCCATGCAACTTGTCAAAAACCCGAAAAAATTTGATGTTGTACTTACAGCTAATCTTTTCGGAGATATTCTGACAGATGAAGCGTCCCAGATTGCAGGATCAATGGGCATGCTGGCATCTGCATCTGTTGGAGACGGCACTGGCTTCTTCGAACCTATACACGGATCGGCACATGACATCGCCGGACAAAACAAAGCGAATCCGCTCGCTTCTATTCTTTCCGCTGCACTCATGTTAGACATCAGTTTTGGTCTTCAGACAGAAGCGAAAGAACTGACACAGGCTGTAGCTGACACTCTGAAAGCGGGATGGAGAACAGGAGACATTGCAAATGCTTCCACACCTGCAGAACAGCTGTTAGGCACAAAAGAAATGGGTATCAAGGTATTAGAGTTTATTAAATAG